A section of the Chryseobacterium scophthalmum genome encodes:
- a CDS encoding DUF4251 domain-containing protein, with product MKIYIKIISVFAFIFLFQNCASQKVDPQIVNNLVSSDEFTFHAEKANPMNYDVINVVNSMPNATQLRTFQISGESYGIEFKKGVMEVTLPYFGRAFTSTYGTSDNNYRFTSKDYAVTKTQSKKGNWVYKIKPNDVKHVSDINIEIFKNGKASTSIRSNDRQPISYDGYISKNEETKEKEKL from the coding sequence ATAATCTCAGTTTTTGCATTCATATTTCTTTTTCAGAATTGTGCATCGCAAAAAGTTGATCCACAAATAGTAAACAATCTGGTGAGTTCGGATGAATTTACTTTTCATGCTGAAAAAGCAAACCCGATGAATTACGATGTTATCAATGTGGTAAACTCAATGCCGAATGCCACTCAGCTTCGTACATTTCAGATTTCTGGTGAAAGCTACGGCATTGAATTTAAAAAAGGAGTGATGGAAGTTACGCTTCCTTATTTCGGAAGAGCTTTTACCTCAACATACGGTACTTCTGATAACAATTACCGATTTACTTCAAAAGATTATGCCGTGACAAAAACTCAAAGCAAAAAAGGAAATTGGGTTTACAAAATCAAACCTAATGATGTGAAACATGTTTCTGATATTAATATTGAAATTTTTAAAAACGGAAAAGCATCAACATCAATAAGAAGTAACGACAGACAGCCGATTTCTTACGATGGATATATTTCTAAAAATGAAGAAACAAAAGAAAAGGAGAAGCTTTAG